One genomic window of Halobellus limi includes the following:
- a CDS encoding M24 family metallopeptidase, producing MTDDRDPSGATAGPSAAPPARDPPPSPAPPTTDRSFLDAALDERDAVGFVAVGDRRDADLRFLTRFEGSEDDCAYVRTLDADVLCAPRGHVARAARRFDGRVSSDRPGDHPGERAAAVLDGVVDAEQAAPRTVLVPSSIPHDAAVYLERAGYELRSTTAVADARATKTDGELDAVRAVQRAAVRATDRGERVLAAAETDDGDELRWGDAPLTAERLRRVVNAELARRGVDSAGNTVVAAGATGSESADEPIATDEPVRIDVAPREPHGYHGFRSRTVAVDSDGGWERRAYVAVEAALEAALDEVEPGADAADVRREAEAELTAFGFDPTGGSGEGDPGGDPIETGHGVGLSRRERPFLRAGETLDVGCVLAVAPGLTDPEHGSVRLGDLVVVTEAGYELVGDGTRSFAPQGRY from the coding sequence GTGACCGACGACCGCGATCCGTCGGGAGCGACCGCCGGGCCGTCCGCTGCCCCACCCGCACGCGACCCCCCACCGTCTCCCGCTCCACCCACGACCGACCGCTCGTTTCTCGACGCCGCCCTCGACGAGCGAGACGCGGTCGGCTTCGTCGCCGTCGGCGACCGACGCGACGCCGACCTCCGGTTTCTGACGCGCTTCGAGGGCTCCGAAGACGACTGCGCGTACGTCCGGACGCTCGACGCGGACGTGCTGTGCGCACCCCGGGGACACGTCGCGCGGGCGGCCCGACGGTTCGACGGCCGCGTCTCGAGCGACCGCCCCGGCGACCACCCCGGCGAACGGGCCGCGGCCGTGCTCGACGGGGTCGTCGACGCCGAGCAGGCGGCCCCCCGGACCGTTCTGGTACCGTCGTCGATCCCCCACGACGCCGCCGTCTACCTGGAGCGCGCCGGGTACGAGTTGCGATCGACGACCGCCGTCGCGGACGCGCGGGCGACGAAGACCGACGGGGAACTCGACGCGGTCCGCGCCGTCCAGCGAGCGGCCGTCCGCGCCACCGACCGGGGCGAGCGCGTGCTCGCGGCGGCCGAAACGGACGACGGCGACGAACTCCGGTGGGGGGACGCGCCGCTGACGGCCGAGCGTCTCCGGCGGGTCGTGAACGCCGAACTCGCACGCCGCGGCGTCGACTCGGCGGGGAATACGGTCGTCGCGGCGGGGGCGACGGGGAGTGAGAGCGCCGACGAGCCGATCGCCACCGACGAGCCGGTCCGGATCGACGTCGCGCCCCGGGAGCCACACGGCTACCACGGCTTCCGCTCGCGGACGGTCGCCGTCGACAGCGACGGCGGGTGGGAGCGCCGCGCCTACGTCGCCGTCGAGGCGGCGCTGGAGGCCGCCCTCGACGAGGTCGAACCGGGCGCCGACGCCGCCGACGTCCGGAGGGAAGCGGAGGCGGAACTGACCGCGTTCGGGTTCGATCCGACCGGCGGATCCGGCGAGGGTGACCCGGGCGGTGACCCGATCGAAACCGGCCACGGGGTCGGCCTCTCGCGTCGCGAGCGGCCGTTCCTCCGGGCGGGCGAGACGCTCGACGTCGGGTGCGTTCTCGCGGTCGCTCCGGGCCTGACCGACCCCGAGCACGGCTCCGTCCGTCTGGGCGACCTCGTCGTCGTGACCGAGGCGGGATACGAACTGGTCGGAGACGGAACGCGGTCGTTCGCGCCGCAGGGTCGATACTGA
- a CDS encoding DUF7533 family protein, with amino-acid sequence MRLGILGTIQLAATLVFAAPVGIFGLTRLLEGDTVIGGGAVAIAVGMVALPHYLTTPTDIPMQLGERAVGLVVKTPEDDDDA; translated from the coding sequence ATGCGACTCGGTATCCTCGGGACGATCCAACTGGCGGCGACGCTCGTCTTCGCCGCCCCGGTGGGAATCTTCGGCCTCACCCGACTCCTCGAAGGCGACACGGTCATCGGCGGCGGCGCGGTCGCCATCGCGGTCGGGATGGTCGCGCTGCCCCACTACCTCACGACGCCCACGGACATCCCGATGCAGCTCGGCGAGCGCGCGGTGGGGCTGGTCGTGAAGACGCCCGAGGACGACGACGACGCGTAG
- a CDS encoding NAD+ synthase → MTTDGTVLEADAPLDLRLSEAELDATTEHLTSFLRDVVDDAGAEGAVLGLSGGIDSTTVAYLAVEALGAENVHGLVMPSVANTEDNMSDAEWVAQELEIEYDVVEIQPIAETFFDTFPEAADDRTAAGNVYVRIRAVLNYFVANHENKVVLGTGNRSEALTGYFTKYGDQAVDCNPIGNLYKQQVRQLASALGVPDALVTKTPSAEMWAGQTDEEEMGLDYDTLDAVLALHVDGPLSTAATVRHLDVTEAQVERVVELYEKSAHKRAMPPAPEPLHR, encoded by the coding sequence ATGACTACGGACGGGACGGTCCTCGAAGCGGACGCACCGCTCGACCTCCGACTCTCGGAGGCCGAACTCGACGCGACGACCGAGCACCTCACCTCGTTTCTCCGCGACGTCGTCGACGACGCGGGCGCCGAGGGGGCGGTCCTCGGCCTCTCCGGCGGTATCGACAGCACGACCGTGGCGTACCTCGCCGTTGAGGCGCTGGGCGCGGAGAACGTCCACGGGCTCGTGATGCCGAGCGTCGCGAACACGGAGGACAACATGAGCGACGCCGAGTGGGTCGCCCAGGAACTCGAGATCGAGTACGACGTCGTCGAGATCCAGCCCATCGCGGAGACGTTCTTCGACACGTTCCCGGAGGCCGCCGACGACCGGACGGCCGCGGGGAACGTCTACGTCCGCATCCGCGCGGTGCTGAACTACTTCGTCGCCAACCACGAGAACAAGGTTGTCCTCGGCACCGGCAACCGCTCGGAGGCGCTGACGGGTTACTTCACGAAGTACGGCGATCAGGCCGTCGACTGCAACCCGATCGGTAACCTCTACAAACAGCAAGTCCGACAGCTCGCGAGCGCGCTCGGCGTTCCGGACGCCCTCGTGACGAAGACGCCCTCCGCCGAGATGTGGGCCGGCCAGACCGACGAGGAGGAGATGGGTCTGGACTACGACACCCTCGACGCCGTGCTCGCGCTCCACGTCGACGGTCCGCTCTCGACGGCCGCGACCGTCCGGCACCTCGACGTCACCGAAGCGCAGGTCGAACGCGTCGTCGAACTCTACGAGAAGAGCGCGCACAAGCGGGCGATGCCCCCGGCCCCGGAACCGCTGCACCGGTAG
- a CDS encoding ketopantoate reductase family protein codes for MDIVVFGAGSIGSLFGALLARVPEHSVTLVGRDPHVSAVRDSGLRVTGVDEFVVRPAVTTDGTRLSADLALVTVKAFDTETAAEELATGAFRAVCSLQNGMGNEETLARHLDCPVLAGTTSYGAVREGPGEVAWNGSGDVVVGPWDPRDADGVAEEVGEAFAAADLSVAVEDADGIRRRLWRKLAANAAVNPTTALARVENGALGEPPGSDLVEPIAREVAATARASGVDIDDEETAAAVEEVVAATAANESSMYRDIERGRRTEVDVINGYVVERAREHGVDVPVNRTLRTLIGTWEAARGLREPDSS; via the coding sequence ATGGACATCGTCGTCTTCGGCGCGGGCAGCATCGGGAGCCTGTTCGGCGCGCTGCTCGCGCGGGTTCCCGAACACAGCGTGACGCTCGTGGGGCGGGACCCGCACGTGTCCGCCGTCCGCGACTCGGGGCTCCGCGTCACCGGCGTCGACGAGTTCGTCGTCCGACCGGCGGTGACGACCGACGGGACCCGCCTCTCGGCTGACCTCGCGCTCGTCACCGTGAAGGCGTTCGACACCGAGACGGCCGCCGAGGAACTCGCGACCGGAGCGTTCCGGGCGGTCTGTTCGCTCCAGAACGGGATGGGAAACGAGGAGACGCTCGCCCGTCACCTCGACTGCCCGGTACTGGCGGGGACGACCAGTTACGGGGCGGTCCGAGAAGGGCCCGGAGAAGTCGCCTGGAACGGGAGCGGCGACGTCGTCGTCGGTCCCTGGGATCCGAGAGACGCCGACGGAGTAGCCGAGGAGGTCGGAGAGGCGTTCGCGGCGGCGGACCTCTCGGTCGCGGTCGAGGACGCCGACGGGATCCGCCGTCGGCTCTGGCGCAAACTCGCGGCGAACGCGGCGGTCAACCCGACGACCGCGCTCGCCCGCGTGGAGAACGGCGCACTCGGAGAACCACCCGGATCGGACCTCGTTGAGCCGATCGCTCGCGAGGTCGCTGCGACGGCCCGGGCGAGCGGCGTCGATATCGACGACGAGGAGACCGCAGCGGCGGTCGAGGAGGTCGTCGCCGCGACCGCGGCGAACGAGTCGTCGATGTACCGCGATATCGAGCGCGGACGGCGCACCGAGGTCGACGTCATCAACGGCTACGTCGTCGAACGGGCGCGCGAGCACGGCGTCGACGTGCCGGTGAACAGGACCCTGCGGACGCTGATCGGCACCTGGGAGGCGGCGCGGGGGCTCCGGGAGCCGGACTCGTCGTGA
- the panB gene encoding 3-methyl-2-oxobutanoate hydroxymethyltransferase, with the protein MTTVASIQEQETPVTMLTAYDAPTAALADEAGIDVVLVGDSIGNAVFGYESTLPVTMDDMTRATTSVVNAVDDALVVTDLPFLSYGVDRAQSLENAGRLLKEAGAHAVKIESGPHTVELTEAMTRLGIPVMAHVGLTPQHVNSVGGYTRQGTTAEQAAAMLDLAKSHEEAGAFSLVIEHVPREVGAAASEELDIPVVGIGAGPETDGQVLVVDDAVGLSERVPPFAEAFGDVRGEMRQAIERYRDAVESRDFPADEHSHSEGLDL; encoded by the coding sequence ATGACGACCGTTGCGAGCATACAGGAGCAGGAGACGCCGGTGACGATGCTCACGGCCTACGACGCCCCGACGGCCGCGCTGGCCGACGAGGCGGGAATCGACGTCGTGCTCGTCGGCGACAGCATCGGGAACGCCGTCTTCGGCTACGAGTCGACGCTGCCGGTGACGATGGACGATATGACGCGGGCGACGACCTCGGTCGTGAACGCCGTCGACGACGCGCTCGTCGTCACCGACCTCCCGTTTCTCAGTTACGGCGTCGACCGGGCGCAGAGCCTCGAAAACGCCGGTCGACTGCTGAAAGAGGCCGGCGCGCACGCGGTCAAGATCGAGTCCGGGCCGCACACGGTGGAGCTGACCGAGGCGATGACGCGTCTCGGCATCCCGGTGATGGCGCACGTCGGCCTCACGCCGCAGCACGTCAACAGCGTCGGCGGCTACACCCGACAGGGAACGACGGCGGAGCAGGCGGCGGCGATGCTCGATCTCGCGAAATCCCACGAGGAGGCCGGCGCGTTCTCGCTGGTGATCGAACACGTGCCGCGGGAGGTCGGCGCGGCCGCGAGCGAGGAACTCGACATCCCGGTCGTCGGCATCGGCGCGGGGCCGGAGACGGACGGGCAGGTGCTCGTCGTCGACGACGCGGTCGGGCTCTCCGAGCGGGTGCCGCCGTTCGCGGAGGCGTTCGGCGACGTCCGCGGCGAGATGCGCCAGGCCATCGAGCGATACCGCGACGCGGTCGAATCCCGTGACTTCCCGGCAGACGAGCACAGCCACAGCGAAGGGCTCGATCTGTGA
- a CDS encoding Rieske (2Fe-2S) protein, producing MTRVRVADADAFDDGSRAVVTLNGHEIAVVNHDGECYAILNRCAHDGGSLDEGKVHGRLVADVTEPGERDVERFCEDPSITCPLHGWEYDLETGVHVGDGGIQLPTFDVVEADGDLYVTDGDASD from the coding sequence ATGACCCGCGTCCGGGTCGCCGACGCCGACGCCTTCGACGACGGCTCTCGCGCCGTCGTGACGCTGAACGGCCACGAGATCGCCGTCGTCAACCACGACGGCGAGTGCTACGCGATCTTGAACCGCTGCGCTCACGACGGCGGGTCGCTCGACGAGGGCAAGGTCCACGGGCGACTCGTCGCCGACGTCACGGAACCGGGCGAGCGCGACGTCGAACGGTTCTGTGAGGACCCCTCGATCACCTGCCCGCTACACGGCTGGGAGTACGACCTCGAAACCGGCGTTCACGTCGGTGACGGGGGGATCCAGCTCCCGACGTTCGACGTCGTCGAGGCCGACGGCGACCTGTACGTCACGGACGGCGACGCCTCGGATTGA
- a CDS encoding amidohydrolase family protein encodes MSTDGHTVVDTDVHIWEPMEDLVEYFEDPWKTRLERGWEDFARRAFFPKSTGDRFVGGRLDRNVAGMDSSYPGEMRPEEIPEAMDYLGVDKCLVLSHLILAAAPALGGDDTRMTTFASGATDYLLDQVVDPSEGIYTAIPIPLDDPDDAVDLIDRVGDEEGITGVYMITGGAEPPLGNRQYEPVYQAASEKDLTVCYHTSGAGIDNYHTKGYEKLIETHTLGFVENNFAQAVSVLVQGIPEKFPDLDFVFLEAGIFYVSLLMSRLDCEYLKRPSEAPVLEQRPSEYIKESFYFGTQPLETEVDPKYLETVIDMIGGAGRLMYASDYPHWDFDRPTRITDQSFLSDSEKAQILGTNAEEVFGI; translated from the coding sequence ATGAGCACTGACGGACACACTGTCGTCGACACCGACGTCCACATCTGGGAACCGATGGAAGACCTGGTAGAGTACTTCGAGGACCCCTGGAAGACGCGGCTCGAACGCGGCTGGGAGGACTTCGCCCGCCGGGCGTTCTTCCCGAAGTCCACTGGCGACCGCTTCGTCGGCGGGCGACTGGACCGCAACGTCGCCGGGATGGACTCGTCGTATCCGGGCGAGATGCGTCCCGAGGAGATCCCGGAGGCGATGGACTACCTCGGCGTCGACAAGTGCCTCGTCCTCTCGCATCTCATCCTCGCCGCCGCGCCGGCGCTCGGCGGTGACGACACGCGGATGACGACGTTCGCGAGCGGCGCGACCGACTACCTGCTCGACCAGGTCGTCGACCCCAGCGAGGGCATCTACACGGCGATTCCGATCCCGCTCGACGACCCGGACGACGCCGTCGACCTGATCGACCGCGTCGGCGACGAGGAGGGGATCACCGGCGTCTACATGATCACAGGCGGCGCGGAGCCGCCGCTCGGGAACCGCCAGTACGAGCCGGTCTACCAGGCGGCCTCCGAAAAGGACCTGACGGTCTGTTATCACACCAGCGGCGCGGGGATCGACAACTATCACACCAAAGGCTACGAGAAGCTCATCGAGACCCACACGCTGGGCTTCGTCGAGAACAACTTCGCGCAGGCGGTGAGCGTGCTCGTCCAGGGCATCCCCGAGAAGTTCCCCGATCTGGATTTCGTCTTCCTGGAGGCGGGGATCTTCTACGTCTCGCTGCTTATGAGTCGGCTGGACTGCGAGTACCTCAAGCGGCCGTCGGAGGCGCCGGTGCTGGAACAGCGCCCCAGCGAGTACATCAAGGAGTCCTTCTACTTCGGGACGCAGCCGCTGGAGACCGAGGTCGACCCGAAGTACCTGGAGACGGTGATCGATATGATCGGCGGTGCCGGTCGGTTGATGTACGCCTCGGACTACCCGCACTGGGACTTCGATCGCCCGACGCGCATCACCGACCAGTCGTTCCTCTCCGACTCGGAGAAGGCGCAGATCCTGGGGACGAACGCCGAGGAGGTGTTCGGCATATGA
- a CDS encoding MBL fold metallo-hydrolase — protein MEVTLLGTGCPAPNLDRAGTALTVSVDGETFLVDCGPRTVYELLRNGIDPGSISELLFTHHHVDHNAAFPHFAISSWTAGRESLRVYGPDGTDDLIDALYTVYDEDLAYRAEVGYDASGIEDIEWIPVEDGSRFERSGTTIDALAVEHSIETYAYRFEGPNGERFVFSGDTRKLDALADFAADADVLVHDAHMSPVGDPPRDSGEEFVYERYQSPYPDEMSEQLAQTHCTPEQAGEIAAAAGVETLVLTHFPPYRDTDAIWRGAADAFDGRILVGHDGLEIDVANAVPTDDQRESLPAESPRVGASRDRYYEH, from the coding sequence ATGGAGGTGACGCTCCTCGGAACGGGCTGTCCGGCCCCGAACCTCGACCGCGCCGGCACCGCGCTGACCGTCAGCGTCGACGGCGAGACGTTCCTCGTCGACTGCGGTCCGCGAACCGTCTACGAACTGCTCCGGAACGGCATCGATCCGGGATCGATCTCGGAGCTGCTGTTCACGCACCACCACGTCGACCACAACGCGGCGTTCCCGCACTTCGCGATCTCCTCGTGGACCGCGGGTCGGGAGTCGCTTCGGGTGTACGGGCCGGACGGCACCGACGACCTGATCGACGCGCTCTACACCGTCTACGACGAGGACCTCGCCTACCGCGCGGAGGTGGGATACGACGCGAGTGGGATCGAGGACATCGAGTGGATTCCCGTCGAGGACGGCTCCCGGTTCGAGCGGAGCGGGACTACGATCGACGCGCTCGCCGTCGAGCACTCGATCGAGACGTACGCGTACCGATTCGAGGGGCCGAACGGCGAGCGCTTCGTCTTCTCGGGCGACACCCGAAAGCTCGATGCCCTCGCCGACTTCGCCGCGGACGCCGACGTGCTCGTCCACGACGCCCATATGTCGCCCGTCGGCGACCCGCCCCGCGACTCGGGGGAGGAGTTCGTCTACGAGCGGTACCAGTCGCCGTACCCGGACGAGATGTCCGAGCAGTTGGCGCAGACACACTGCACGCCCGAACAGGCCGGCGAGATCGCCGCCGCGGCGGGCGTCGAGACCCTCGTCCTGACGCACTTCCCGCCGTACCGAGACACCGACGCGATCTGGCGGGGCGCCGCCGACGCCTTCGACGGGCGGATTCTCGTCGGCCACGACGGGCTCGAAATCGACGTCGCGAACGCGGTACCGACCGACGACCAACGCGAATCGCTCCCCGCGGAATCGCCGCGCGTGGGAGCCTCCCGAGATCGATACTATGAGCACTGA
- a CDS encoding ABC transporter ATP-binding protein has translation MTRIRIDGVDKAYRQMNGTNLRVLDDVDFETGENDFLCILGPSGCGKSTLLNIIAQLEEPSSGSVQIGSEGESTDVCFVFQEPRLLDWRTVRENIEFALDGKDVPKDEWDERIETYLELVGLGDFADEYPRSLSGGMQQRVSIARAMAVEPDVILMDEPFSSVDEITARNLRSDLVDIWKEQKRTIVFVTHDAIEATFLANRVLVMSHRPSNVLVHEKIDIDRPRSIDDPELVELAEEFVGQLETRAGATS, from the coding sequence ATGACGCGAATCAGGATCGACGGCGTCGACAAGGCGTACCGACAGATGAACGGCACGAACCTCCGAGTGCTCGACGATGTCGACTTCGAGACCGGAGAGAACGACTTCCTCTGCATCCTCGGCCCCTCGGGCTGTGGGAAGTCGACGCTCCTCAACATCATCGCCCAGCTCGAAGAGCCCTCCTCGGGATCGGTCCAGATCGGTTCCGAGGGCGAGTCGACCGACGTCTGCTTCGTTTTCCAGGAGCCTCGCCTCCTGGACTGGCGCACGGTCAGAGAGAACATCGAGTTCGCACTCGACGGCAAGGACGTCCCGAAAGACGAGTGGGACGAGCGGATCGAGACCTACCTCGAACTCGTCGGACTCGGCGACTTCGCCGACGAGTACCCCCGTTCGCTCTCCGGCGGGATGCAGCAGCGCGTCTCTATCGCCCGCGCGATGGCGGTCGAACCCGACGTGATCCTGATGGACGAGCCCTTCTCCAGCGTCGACGAGATCACGGCGCGGAACCTCCGGAGCGACCTCGTCGACATCTGGAAGGAGCAGAAGCGGACCATCGTCTTCGTGACGCACGACGCCATCGAGGCGACGTTCCTCGCGAACCGCGTCCTCGTGATGTCGCACCGTCCCTCGAACGTGCTCGTCCACGAGAAGATCGACATCGATCGGCCGCGAAGCATCGACGACCCCGAACTCGTCGAACTCGCCGAGGAGTTCGTCGGGCAGCTCGAAACCAGGGCGGGGGCGACGAGCTAA
- a CDS encoding ABC transporter permease → MSLGVADSVLGRGTPLGRLFHRYQRYVYYAISIVGFLVAWEVVARSVAANLLPGIVPVANEMIAIAVSGAFFTHLLDTLSRVAVGFSLAIGTSIPLGIAMGRDHRAEYLFDLPILIGISVPGLAVAIVAIIWFGLSDLAAYFSVFFLATPMIVFNFWQGTKSIDEDLIRMGRSFEVSRISLIRNVVLPSLLPHLLAAARFGLAMSWKIIVIVELLGLTSGIGFMINRQFQLYSVVGVFAWTLEFTFVMMAIEFGIIKRVEKRVTAWRGDGHDGGARAA, encoded by the coding sequence GTGTCGCTCGGAGTCGCCGACTCGGTTCTCGGTCGGGGGACGCCGCTCGGACGGCTCTTTCACCGGTACCAGCGGTACGTCTACTACGCCATCTCGATCGTGGGCTTTCTCGTCGCCTGGGAGGTAGTCGCACGCTCCGTCGCCGCGAACCTGCTTCCCGGCATCGTCCCGGTCGCCAACGAGATGATCGCCATCGCCGTCAGCGGCGCGTTCTTCACCCACCTCCTGGATACCCTTTCCCGCGTCGCAGTCGGGTTCTCCCTCGCGATCGGGACGAGCATCCCGCTCGGCATCGCGATGGGGCGGGATCACCGCGCGGAGTACCTGTTCGACCTCCCGATCCTCATCGGCATCTCCGTGCCCGGGCTGGCGGTCGCCATCGTCGCGATCATCTGGTTCGGACTCTCCGATCTCGCGGCGTACTTCTCGGTGTTCTTCCTGGCGACGCCGATGATCGTCTTCAACTTCTGGCAGGGCACGAAATCGATCGACGAAGACCTCATCCGGATGGGCCGTTCCTTCGAGGTCTCCCGGATCAGTCTCATCCGCAACGTCGTCCTGCCGTCGCTGCTTCCCCACCTCCTCGCGGCGGCTCGGTTCGGCCTCGCGATGAGCTGGAAGATCATCGTCATCGTCGAACTGCTCGGGCTCACCAGCGGTATCGGATTCATGATCAACCGGCAGTTTCAGCTGTACTCCGTCGTCGGCGTCTTCGCCTGGACGCTGGAGTTCACGTTCGTGATGATGGCGATCGAGTTCGGGATCATCAAGCGGGTGGAAAAGCGCGTGACCGCCTGGCGCGGTGACGGCCACGACGGAGGTGCGAGAGCCGCATGA